A single Bacillus sp. OxB-1 DNA region contains:
- the istA gene encoding IS21 family transposase, which produces MTLLLEDFFMIRELKQKGWTISAIARETGFDRKTIRKHLEADKVPQSKKRGKRESKLDPYKPYLMERIKEGTTNCSVLMEEIQAKGYEGKSTILREFVQPFREAPKKQATVRFETMPGRQAQVDWAENIGEFYVDGLKRPLYAFIMILSYSRKRYIEFTVDMTQETLMKCHMNAFSYFNGIPQQLLYDNMRTVVTKHSVSQIRFNKKFEDFLSYYGVVPKACKPYRAQTKGKVERAVAYLKSNFLKRRLPETLDDLNAEVRKWLDQVVHKKRNQTTQQCPDERFIEERTLLLAWNTKPLYQVRQWELREVSKDCLISYQQNKYSVPYRYAGQQVKVHETNEGMLELYDEYERIAVHPLIDGRHQMTSKPEHYQGLPGTKKEQETNLHGLATPDSPAPVPTVESRSLAIYAALEEGE; this is translated from the coding sequence ATGACGTTATTGTTGGAGGATTTTTTTATGATCAGAGAACTGAAACAGAAAGGTTGGACGATTAGCGCGATTGCAAGGGAGACAGGATTCGACCGTAAGACGATCCGGAAGCACCTGGAGGCGGACAAAGTCCCCCAATCTAAAAAGCGAGGGAAAAGGGAAAGTAAGCTTGATCCATACAAACCATATCTGATGGAACGGATCAAGGAAGGTACGACAAATTGTTCGGTCTTGATGGAGGAAATCCAAGCGAAAGGATATGAAGGGAAAAGTACGATTCTTCGGGAGTTCGTTCAGCCCTTTCGGGAGGCACCCAAGAAGCAGGCGACCGTCCGGTTTGAAACGATGCCTGGAAGACAGGCGCAAGTGGATTGGGCTGAGAACATCGGGGAGTTTTATGTGGATGGCTTGAAACGGCCTTTGTATGCTTTCATCATGATTTTGAGTTATTCTCGAAAGCGGTACATCGAATTCACCGTGGACATGACCCAAGAGACGCTTATGAAATGCCATATGAATGCCTTCAGTTATTTCAACGGGATACCCCAACAGCTGCTTTACGATAACATGCGGACAGTCGTCACTAAGCACAGTGTCAGCCAGATACGGTTCAATAAGAAATTCGAAGATTTTCTATCGTATTATGGCGTGGTGCCGAAAGCCTGTAAGCCCTACCGCGCGCAGACAAAAGGAAAAGTAGAACGAGCCGTTGCCTATCTAAAATCCAATTTTCTGAAGCGCCGTCTCCCCGAAACGTTAGACGACCTAAATGCAGAAGTGCGGAAATGGCTGGACCAAGTGGTTCACAAAAAACGGAATCAGACCACACAGCAATGTCCTGATGAACGTTTTATAGAAGAGCGTACGCTCTTACTTGCATGGAATACAAAACCGCTGTATCAAGTCAGACAATGGGAACTCCGGGAAGTGAGTAAGGATTGTTTGATTTCCTATCAGCAGAATAAATATTCGGTGCCCTACCGGTACGCCGGCCAGCAAGTGAAGGTGCATGAAACGAATGAAGGCATGCTTGAACTGTACGATGAATATGAGCGAATTGCCGTACATCCGCTGATCGACGGAAGACATCAAATGACCAGTAAGCCCGAACACTATCAAGGTTTACCGGGAACAAAAAAAGAGCAGGAAACGAATCTACATGGTTTGGCGACCCCAGATTCTCCCGCTCCAGTACCGACCGTTGAAAGTCGATCATTAGCTATCTACGCTGCGCTCGAGGAAGGAGAATAA
- the istB gene encoding IS21-like element helper ATPase IstB codes for MKNLIEEHAKRLKLSWIREHYHEVKAASHEEFLLKLFEKEIEQREERKLNLLIKQSLLPDISGRQFEWDGIHMNSDLSKEDVLAGDFIGRKENLILYGGVGVGKTLLASLCGWNAIHQTQRKVRFYTVAQLVNQLLEANDKGTLGKLYKQIEGLDLLILDELGYVPLHKQGAELLFQVINLCYEQRSVVVTTNLQFGQWNHIFGDPILTEAFIDRLIHYSHLLVFNRESFRHKESLLNR; via the coding sequence ATGAAGAACTTGATTGAAGAGCATGCGAAGCGTTTAAAACTAAGTTGGATCCGAGAACATTATCACGAGGTGAAAGCTGCGTCACACGAAGAGTTTTTACTGAAGCTGTTTGAAAAGGAGATCGAGCAACGCGAAGAAAGGAAATTGAATCTCTTGATCAAGCAATCGTTACTGCCGGATATATCCGGCAGGCAGTTTGAATGGGATGGCATTCATATGAACAGCGATCTATCGAAAGAGGATGTATTGGCAGGAGATTTTATTGGAAGGAAAGAGAATCTCATTTTGTATGGAGGAGTAGGGGTAGGTAAGACCCTTTTGGCTTCCCTATGCGGCTGGAATGCGATTCATCAGACACAAAGAAAAGTACGCTTTTATACGGTGGCACAACTGGTGAATCAGTTATTGGAAGCCAATGACAAAGGCACACTCGGCAAGCTGTATAAGCAGATCGAAGGCTTGGATTTATTGATTTTAGACGAACTCGGCTACGTACCACTTCATAAGCAAGGGGCAGAGCTCCTCTTCCAAGTCATCAATTTGTGTTACGAACAGCGGAGTGTAGTCGTCACTACAAATCTTCAGTTTGGGCAGTGGAATCACATATTCGGAGATCCTATCCTGACAGAAGCGTTTATTGATCGTCTCATTCATTATTCACATTTACTGGTGTTCAATCGAGAAAGTTTCCGGCATAAAGAATCATTACTCAATCGTTAG
- a CDS encoding transposase family protein, with the protein MNFLTWTPPDSSLELLHAESTSDKIRLIVQSTRSSSCCPTCSQSSTRPHSRYTRKLQDEPFNGRPVELLVLTRKWFCIYAQCSVKVFTERFEGLSPNRHRTQRAEDILRKIAFSTSCLTAEKIAHAIHIPASHDALLSLIYRTDITPEVSPFPRD; encoded by the coding sequence ATGAACTTTCTCACCTGGACACCTCCCGATTCTTCCCTAGAACTGCTTCACGCCGAATCCACTTCCGACAAGATCCGGCTGATTGTTCAAAGTACCCGATCCTCCTCCTGCTGTCCCACATGCTCCCAGTCTAGTACCCGACCCCATAGCCGCTATACCCGTAAGCTGCAGGACGAGCCTTTCAATGGCCGACCTGTGGAACTGTTAGTTCTTACCCGAAAATGGTTCTGCATATATGCGCAATGTTCCGTGAAGGTCTTCACGGAGAGGTTTGAAGGGCTTTCGCCGAACCGCCATCGAACGCAACGGGCCGAAGACATCCTTCGGAAAATTGCGTTCTCCACTAGCTGCCTCACTGCCGAAAAGATCGCCCATGCCATCCATATTCCTGCCAGCCATGATGCACTGTTGTCACTTATCTACCGGACAGATATAACACCTGAGGTGTCACCCTTTCCTAGGGATTGA
- a CDS encoding transposase, producing the protein MICDHQKGVPLALLPDRLPETVTAWLKRHPFIQVVSRDGYTAFRQAITQANPAIHQVYDRWHFIRNAKKQVDVHLATLVPTSITWMETAAEQTAIPLTARERAASERQKRKWSLIQEVQKQHADGKNISRLSREYQLDRRTIQKYLDLQTPPIDRRPRAKPIDGYSEEVTRLEQAGHTIRFIHQTIQGKGYEGTYSAVRALVESRRKERKYGAVRTDSIPRRRFAAVIWKQKRELNAEDAIILHRGLSLYPCVGPFYESVQALRASITARDYPGFLEWLSTQLSDRASPFLHYARRLRSDLRAVRNAFTHSYSNGLLEGQINRLKTIKQITYGRASLKLLEKRVLYRHNDILKK; encoded by the coding sequence ATGATCTGCGATCATCAGAAGGGGGTCCCCTTGGCCCTGCTGCCCGATCGCCTGCCCGAAACTGTCACCGCCTGGCTGAAACGTCATCCTTTCATCCAGGTTGTCAGCCGAGACGGCTACACCGCATTTCGTCAAGCCATCACCCAAGCAAATCCTGCCATCCACCAGGTATATGATCGTTGGCATTTCATCCGGAATGCGAAGAAACAGGTCGACGTGCATCTTGCCACCCTTGTGCCTACTTCCATCACTTGGATGGAAACGGCTGCCGAGCAGACAGCCATCCCTTTGACCGCCCGAGAAAGGGCAGCATCCGAGAGACAGAAGAGGAAATGGTCGCTTATCCAGGAGGTTCAAAAGCAGCACGCAGACGGCAAGAACATCTCCCGACTCTCTCGGGAGTACCAATTGGATCGTCGGACCATCCAGAAGTACCTGGACCTGCAAACTCCCCCTATCGATCGAAGGCCAAGGGCCAAGCCTATCGATGGCTATTCGGAGGAAGTGACACGTCTTGAGCAGGCAGGACATACGATTCGATTCATCCACCAAACCATACAAGGAAAGGGATATGAAGGGACCTATTCGGCGGTCCGCGCCTTGGTCGAATCAAGAAGGAAAGAGCGGAAGTATGGAGCAGTCCGGACGGACTCCATTCCGCGAAGAAGATTCGCCGCTGTCATTTGGAAGCAGAAAAGGGAGCTCAATGCCGAGGATGCCATCATCCTCCATCGAGGTCTCTCCCTGTATCCCTGCGTGGGTCCATTCTACGAATCCGTCCAGGCATTGCGCGCATCCATTACGGCAAGGGACTACCCCGGCTTCCTGGAATGGCTTTCCACTCAGCTCTCTGACCGGGCTTCACCGTTCCTTCATTACGCGCGACGCCTGCGGAGTGACCTGCGAGCCGTTCGGAACGCCTTTACCCATTCCTATAGTAACGGTCTACTAGAGGGCCAGATCAACCGATTGAAAACAATTAAGCAGATCACCTATGGTCGAGCAAGTCTGAAGTTGTTGGAAAAAAGGGTGCTCTATCGACATAATGATATCCTAAAAAAATAA
- the istB gene encoding IS21-like element helper ATPase IstB has translation MNHSVLEERLQALGWQRTAQQLDELVESASANTLSYFDFLDILVKQEWENRESEALAKRIRKARFPYTKTIHEFDFSFQPSISEQRVKETCTCRFIANGENRIILGPPGVGKTHLAIGFGLEALAKGYHVLFMTADELGEQCQKALQKGTLSYLQRRLCKPDLIILDEIGYFDFDEVTANLLFQVISKRYEKGAMIITSNKSYIEWGKTFGDDVLATAILDRLLHHSVTFSIKGDSYRMEEKKKAGVFPLPSASEAAK, from the coding sequence ATGAATCATTCAGTACTCGAAGAACGCCTGCAGGCGCTCGGATGGCAGCGAACCGCACAACAACTAGATGAACTCGTTGAAAGTGCTTCTGCCAATACCTTATCATATTTTGACTTTCTTGACATCCTAGTAAAGCAGGAATGGGAAAACCGTGAATCAGAGGCATTAGCAAAACGAATCCGGAAGGCCAGGTTCCCGTATACGAAAACCATCCATGAATTTGACTTCAGCTTTCAACCCAGCATCAGCGAACAGCGTGTAAAGGAAACCTGCACCTGCCGTTTTATCGCGAATGGAGAGAACCGAATTATACTCGGACCGCCTGGTGTAGGAAAGACACATTTAGCCATTGGATTCGGATTAGAGGCGTTAGCGAAGGGGTATCACGTGTTATTTATGACAGCAGATGAATTAGGGGAGCAATGCCAAAAAGCACTTCAAAAAGGGACACTCTCCTACTTACAGAGACGTCTATGTAAGCCAGATTTAATCATCTTAGATGAGATCGGGTATTTTGACTTCGACGAAGTCACGGCAAATCTATTGTTTCAAGTAATTTCTAAGCGGTACGAAAAAGGAGCCATGATCATCACCTCAAATAAATCCTATATAGAATGGGGAAAAACGTTTGGAGATGATGTGCTGGCAACCGCGATATTGGACCGTCTCCTGCATCACTCTGTAACGTTTAGCATCAAAGGTGACTCCTATCGCATGGAAGAGAAAAAGAAGGCTGGGGTATTTCCTCTGCCTTCCGCTTCAGAAGCAGCAAAGTGA
- a CDS encoding Ig-like domain-containing protein, whose product MRKIVLSLVLISMLAFFIGPASLAKTFSSQSISDVKKSWTIKFSQPVDSASLNSNYVYITKGSQKISTGLKLLDGGYTVEVTPLVPYEPGQSYRLVVSESLKSVKGQALKESVSKPFDVLDPAAAIQSIQYTTGEGIHSFKVKARNDVYAVKINGVDLHLTGWNEFSHTFLNLKPGTTVTIRAYSSTNKVLETKTLTVGE is encoded by the coding sequence ATGCGTAAAATTGTTCTATCGTTGGTTTTGATCTCTATGCTAGCCTTTTTCATTGGACCTGCGTCATTGGCGAAAACATTTTCTTCTCAATCCATTTCTGATGTGAAAAAGAGCTGGACAATTAAGTTCAGTCAGCCGGTCGACTCTGCGTCTTTAAACTCCAACTATGTGTATATCACGAAGGGTAGCCAGAAGATTTCTACAGGGTTGAAGTTGCTGGATGGGGGATATACGGTTGAAGTAACTCCGCTTGTGCCTTATGAGCCCGGTCAATCGTATCGTCTGGTAGTTTCCGAATCTCTCAAATCAGTGAAAGGACAGGCCTTAAAAGAAAGTGTGTCCAAGCCTTTTGATGTTTTGGATCCGGCCGCTGCTATCCAGTCGATTCAATATACAACAGGAGAGGGGATCCATAGTTTCAAAGTAAAGGCACGGAATGATGTCTATGCGGTTAAAATCAATGGTGTGGATCTTCACTTGACAGGATGGAATGAATTTTCCCATACGTTCCTTAATTTGAAGCCTGGCACCACCGTAACGATCCGCGCTTACAGTAGCACAAATAAAGTTCTGGAGACGAAGACATTGACAGTCGGTGAATAA
- a CDS encoding integrase core domain-containing protein — MSPEKIHEKLLILGIENSPAPNTIAKYLPTTRKPPSEKQIQSWKTFLKNHHHEMWATDFFTIPTLTFNVLHVLVIIHHQTRKIVHFNVTTNPTAEWTIQQFRNATPYGKVPKYLIHDNDPIFCSKAFQSFLTSSAITSKRTAYRSPWQNPYAERVIGTIKRELTDRVIPLNEQHMRHLLNEYINNYYNTDRTHQGIGGKTPIPSPDYLPTSAEEATLEATPVLNGLYHTYKKVA, encoded by the coding sequence TTGTCACCTGAGAAAATTCATGAAAAACTTTTGATTCTAGGGATTGAGAATTCACCTGCCCCAAATACGATTGCAAAATATCTTCCTACTACACGAAAACCACCTTCTGAAAAACAGATTCAATCATGGAAGACATTTTTGAAAAATCATCATCATGAAATGTGGGCGACTGATTTCTTTACGATTCCTACGCTCACCTTTAACGTGTTACATGTATTAGTCATCATTCATCACCAAACTCGTAAAATCGTCCATTTCAATGTTACAACCAATCCGACAGCCGAATGGACAATCCAGCAATTTAGGAATGCAACGCCCTACGGAAAGGTTCCAAAATATTTGATACATGACAATGATCCAATCTTTTGCTCGAAAGCATTTCAATCATTTTTAACTTCATCAGCGATAACATCCAAGAGAACGGCATATCGTTCACCCTGGCAAAATCCCTATGCTGAAAGAGTTATTGGCACAATTAAAAGGGAATTAACGGACCGAGTAATCCCTTTAAACGAACAACATATGCGTCATCTGCTTAATGAATATATCAACAACTATTACAATACCGACCGCACTCACCAAGGTATTGGCGGTAAAACACCTATTCCTTCACCTGATTATCTTCCGACATCGGCGGAGGAAGCAACATTAGAAGCTACGCCAGTATTAAATGGTCTCTATCACACTTACAAAAAAGTAGCGTAA
- a CDS encoding beta family protein yields MFTESHYVPAIKWKRGERIALENLSTEQLERITPLIEIQPIQYDHKKKRFKKTIDQHLHQIGKELSTFWSQNRPVFVDAHTLFDDSRIDQEITLNNGQSPLEFISDDIESNNITAIPVTSILRYPSYHDAVEICLERYKRGLALRLEKSDLENFDEFQKILADWLSSYKISPKDVDLILDFKEIDPAGGSLLLDEISLLITKFPYLNEWRTFTILSTSMTPNLSHLKTGSNSEIPRVEWEIYTNLLKRGLSRFPAYGDYNISSPEWFDFDPTVMNIGANLKYTVDDRFLIFRGRGVRQHGFSQFRKLCTDAINHSEFCGQTFSFGDDYIYKCATDSKCSTGNSETWVRVCVNHHLAFVISRLANVPVNATV; encoded by the coding sequence ATGTTCACAGAAAGTCATTACGTGCCAGCAATAAAATGGAAAAGAGGTGAGAGAATCGCACTTGAAAATTTAAGTACCGAGCAATTAGAGAGGATTACTCCTTTGATTGAAATTCAGCCAATTCAATATGATCATAAAAAGAAGCGTTTTAAAAAAACCATCGATCAGCACCTTCATCAGATTGGAAAAGAACTTTCTACTTTCTGGTCACAAAATCGTCCAGTATTTGTAGATGCTCATACATTGTTCGATGATTCTCGTATTGACCAAGAAATAACGTTAAATAACGGACAATCTCCTCTAGAGTTTATCAGTGATGATATTGAGAGTAATAATATCACGGCTATTCCCGTAACTTCAATTCTTAGATATCCGTCATACCATGATGCCGTCGAGATATGCCTAGAACGTTATAAGCGTGGATTAGCCCTCCGTCTTGAGAAAAGTGACTTGGAAAATTTTGATGAATTTCAAAAAATCCTTGCTGATTGGTTATCGTCTTACAAAATCAGTCCAAAAGACGTTGATTTAATTTTAGACTTCAAAGAGATTGATCCAGCTGGAGGCTCACTCTTATTAGACGAAATCAGCTTATTAATAACTAAATTTCCCTATCTCAATGAGTGGAGAACCTTTACAATTTTGAGCACTAGTATGACGCCAAATTTGTCACATTTGAAAACAGGGAGCAATAGTGAGATTCCAAGAGTTGAGTGGGAGATTTATACCAATTTACTAAAAAGAGGTCTGAGTCGATTCCCTGCATATGGAGACTATAATATTAGTAGTCCAGAGTGGTTCGACTTTGATCCTACGGTAATGAACATAGGAGCAAATTTGAAATATACTGTCGATGATAGATTCTTAATATTTCGCGGACGCGGCGTTCGTCAGCATGGCTTCTCACAGTTTAGGAAATTGTGTACCGATGCTATCAACCATTCTGAATTCTGCGGGCAGACTTTCTCTTTCGGAGATGATTATATTTATAAATGTGCAACTGATTCCAAATGTAGTACCGGAAATTCTGAAACATGGGTTCGTGTTTGCGTGAATCATCATCTTGCTTTTGTAATTAGTCGCTTAGCCAATGTTCCCGTGAACGCAACTGTATAG
- the istA gene encoding IS21 family transposase produces MLAMAEVNYIRYETNTKGRSYAEVARQMGVDRRTVKKYSDMEDFNPATPIRQQRKSPVMDPVKPIIDEWLKEDAKKKKKFRRTAKRIYDLLVKHHEFQGSDRSVRDYVSKRKRELAEESEEAALPLETKPGAAQVDFGEAPFLHEGEEVIRHFLVLSFPYSNAFLYQVFPSENRECFLQGLANMFEFLEGVPHTIRFDNLSPAVKKVLPEGERVLTEEFERFAAHYGFSYEFCNPNSGNEKGHVEAMVKYIRNNYLLPAVPYNRLADVNEQAFIWSVEDRERAHYEKELPISELHLADKERLIQLPGKKYECIRYEHLKADKYGMIRIDGKQYSTSPRFAGQAVTAKLSFDQVTILNEKNEILITHPRLYGSGRRAMNWQPYLRLMAKRPMALKYSSFYDQLPEDWKLYFEACSLEEKKAALSLLAVLLKEQDFHLPTEALRMASEHGHPTADSIKHVYYQLINGRGIRETLSLPRLPKKLPMAETVSRGLTHYDQLFTMTGGEPS; encoded by the coding sequence ATGTTAGCAATGGCTGAAGTAAATTATATCAGATATGAAACCAATACAAAAGGACGGAGCTATGCAGAAGTAGCTCGGCAGATGGGAGTGGACAGGCGGACAGTGAAGAAGTATTCCGATATGGAAGATTTCAATCCTGCAACGCCCATTAGGCAGCAACGAAAGTCGCCCGTCATGGATCCAGTGAAACCGATCATTGACGAATGGCTAAAAGAAGATGCAAAGAAAAAGAAAAAGTTCCGCAGGACAGCAAAACGTATCTATGATCTATTGGTAAAGCATCATGAATTCCAAGGTTCAGACCGTTCGGTCCGGGACTATGTTTCGAAACGGAAGCGAGAATTAGCGGAAGAAAGTGAAGAGGCAGCTCTGCCATTGGAAACAAAGCCAGGAGCAGCACAGGTGGATTTTGGAGAAGCACCATTCCTTCATGAAGGAGAGGAAGTCATCCGGCATTTCTTGGTGCTTTCCTTTCCTTACAGTAACGCATTTTTATATCAGGTGTTCCCGTCCGAGAACCGAGAGTGTTTTCTACAGGGATTGGCAAACATGTTTGAATTCTTGGAAGGTGTACCACACACCATCCGCTTTGATAACCTGTCCCCTGCGGTCAAAAAAGTACTGCCGGAGGGCGAACGCGTACTGACAGAGGAATTTGAACGATTCGCCGCACACTATGGGTTTTCCTACGAATTCTGCAATCCGAACAGCGGCAATGAGAAGGGCCATGTGGAAGCGATGGTGAAGTATATCCGCAATAATTATCTGTTGCCGGCTGTCCCGTATAATCGTTTGGCAGACGTAAATGAACAGGCCTTTATCTGGAGTGTAGAAGATCGGGAGAGAGCACATTACGAAAAGGAACTGCCGATTTCCGAACTGCATTTGGCAGACAAAGAGCGACTGATACAATTGCCAGGTAAAAAATATGAATGTATCCGCTACGAACATTTGAAAGCAGATAAATATGGGATGATCCGAATTGACGGAAAGCAGTATTCCACATCGCCCCGCTTCGCCGGACAAGCAGTGACAGCCAAGCTTTCCTTTGACCAGGTAACCATTCTAAATGAAAAGAATGAAATCCTGATTACGCATCCTAGACTGTATGGAAGCGGACGAAGAGCAATGAATTGGCAGCCATATTTAAGGTTAATGGCCAAACGGCCAATGGCATTGAAATACAGCTCCTTCTATGATCAACTTCCTGAAGATTGGAAGCTCTACTTTGAAGCCTGTTCACTGGAAGAGAAAAAAGCGGCATTAAGCTTACTGGCTGTTCTTTTGAAGGAGCAGGACTTCCACTTGCCGACTGAAGCATTGCGTATGGCTTCTGAGCATGGTCATCCAACCGCTGATTCAATCAAGCATGTCTACTATCAATTGATAAACGGCCGAGGCATCCGAGAAACCTTGTCGCTTCCGCGACTGCCTAAGAAGTTGCCAATGGCGGAAACCGTCTCACGCGGTCTTACCCATTACGATCAACTATTCACGATGACTGGGGGTGAGCCATCATGA
- the tnpB gene encoding IS66 family insertion sequence element accessory protein TnpB (TnpB, as the term is used for proteins encoded by IS66 family insertion elements, is considered an accessory protein, since TnpC, encoded by a neighboring gene, is a DDE family transposase.), giving the protein MRQDYTQVQNIYIICGKTDMRKGIDGLATLIQDSFELDPYSDSIFLFAGWKKDRYKCLYFDGDGFAMLYKRLDSGKLQWPRNEQEVKNLTQQELRWLLEGLSIQQPKAIQPSLKGAF; this is encoded by the coding sequence ATGAGGCAGGACTACACCCAAGTCCAAAATATCTATATCATTTGCGGGAAGACCGATATGCGAAAAGGGATTGATGGATTGGCTACACTGATCCAAGATTCCTTCGAGCTGGATCCCTATAGCGATTCCATCTTCCTGTTCGCCGGTTGGAAGAAGGACCGATACAAATGTCTGTATTTCGACGGCGACGGCTTCGCGATGCTGTATAAGCGGCTGGACAGCGGAAAGCTTCAATGGCCAAGAAATGAACAGGAAGTAAAGAATCTGACCCAGCAGGAGCTTCGCTGGCTGCTCGAAGGTTTGTCCATTCAACAGCCGAAAGCGATTCAGCCATCGCTGAAAGGCGCGTTCTAA
- a CDS encoding sce7726 family protein, with the protein MVMLKDNDIRKVLLYTLESRYSHDNETKIVNEMGILHGQSRVDVAVINGILHGYEIKSESDTLVRLPSQINDYSSVFDRMTIVVQRNYLEAVRTLIPKWWGIMLVTKRCDRINIREVRKGRVNPNTDPLALSHLLWRDEALEILKERGLQRGYLSKPRKVIYERLTQCLEIDELRRCISIQLRSREHWLSD; encoded by the coding sequence ATGGTTATGCTAAAAGATAATGATATACGAAAAGTATTATTGTATACGCTAGAAAGTCGGTATTCACATGATAATGAGACTAAAATTGTAAATGAGATGGGGATATTACACGGTCAATCCAGAGTGGATGTGGCAGTTATTAATGGGATTTTACATGGTTATGAAATCAAAAGTGAAAGCGACACCTTGGTGAGGTTGCCAAGTCAGATTAATGACTACAGCTCAGTTTTCGATAGAATGACGATTGTTGTTCAAAGAAATTATTTAGAAGCTGTAAGAACATTAATCCCTAAATGGTGGGGAATTATGCTTGTGACTAAAAGGTGTGACAGAATCAATATACGTGAAGTACGAAAGGGCAGGGTTAACCCAAACACTGATCCACTTGCTCTTAGTCACCTCTTATGGAGAGATGAAGCTTTGGAGATTTTGAAGGAAAGAGGCCTGCAAAGAGGGTACCTGAGCAAGCCTAGAAAAGTAATATATGAAAGACTGACCCAATGTCTCGAAATCGATGAATTGAGAAGGTGTATTTCTATACAGTTGCGTTCACGGGAACATTGGCTAAGCGACTAA
- a CDS encoding integrase core domain-containing protein, producing the protein MKWTAYKSPWQNAYAERVIGTIKRECTDHLIPINRKHIHNHLSDYIHNYYNTHRPHQGLDGQTPIPTPTHLPVKVEEVKLKPTPVMNGIYHTYKRVA; encoded by the coding sequence TTGAAGTGGACAGCATATAAATCACCTTGGCAGAATGCTTATGCTGAAAGAGTAATAGGTACGATAAAGCGTGAATGTACTGATCATCTAATTCCGATTAATAGGAAGCACATTCACAATCATTTATCCGATTATATTCATAACTACTACAATACGCATCGACCACATCAAGGACTTGATGGACAAACGCCAATTCCTACTCCAACACATTTACCAGTGAAAGTGGAAGAGGTAAAACTGAAACCTACTCCTGTAATGAATGGAATCTATCATACATACAAGCGAGTCGCTTAA